The following are encoded together in the Daphnia magna isolate NIES linkage group LG8, ASM2063170v1.1, whole genome shotgun sequence genome:
- the LOC116936335 gene encoding RE1-silencing transcription factor isoform X5, translated as MEIAQLNERSSHSTDSQTSIPNMGLPEGEAVQLGNVESLGINTYVAVVENACPDSSANDSNSRLSTENRKNLLVKSIQSKSTHQGIQLSTSTSNSTSRVETSEDEDINCFNILSQVHYSCTGCEFKSKDIISLKEHRMKHHPEVQLESANVNRTERKCHETRNSETPIRQCHTQEENKYSSQLPVQAFQCDEKGKKRKSSCVKGPRESKDNHLGQQKHGKETDFGIEVSVVNHSQTSSKNMDPSSALFSKKDSSQPSKRHVRNCYPCTQCSFRTPNARKLKAHVKQNHRVTANTSKEQQSRLSLPKENEMRTSCRAFPGVSQSDLKKRRIKGHLYYFCPAPNCSYRAKDSRRIFHHCQADHDLTIDQNYPCSNSYLKKTMSSSLASSDQEPCGTSKTSDNTGPGRYFCESCNYSVNKKSRLKNHRRRHTENSGYRCSICSYSVPMKRQLTYHVTNHHSEGFSCNLCNYKAKTLTEKNNHHASAHKAATAGKTSSHSSEQLSNSDCDLQHVCSQCSFKTSSRERFDMHEKTHVPDSVGSSTEELDIEDTQKKTTRKMKRKREDSSSSIRTVKLIERLVYQCPHCSFWARAVSSFHQHLMAHEKKTTFKCSHCDFSSRYRTAITKHIKESPKETHRSACWNMTKPVPENQYPEYLKTSLIPELEYSGTRKITNLVSDEELKREALSDSSDSSWKLSGESSLANNTDDGSRDWVPSSSLSSAQMRDDSSSSLSFEITSDSSSEYDRKPSSSSSASSDSRSEAKNQSSVKNSPTTDMSSSSLTNGIVLRSSSSTRRHRRKRLRIHSDEEIEQQSPLKPATVPASNDAGDEEIKLSVLDVQQETNIQPQILATFPQGRFPVLDDALAERQAMEQKVKEAQDRINEMRTEQLKMVETDSASETELLKLKERKNVAEQRLMKLCGQKIEAELQLRTEQCQELKFSLAMYEPGQESEFNKSVLVESQKLVSKTVVELEAKLTEIKKAIADLREEIEILDCQMKESEESHAGAAQLLEIFESEMSEKETELVRLQEDLAKSVSNIRQLVAEERKLIGTRTTMCKEELKRLYMKGLSKIREKERDLLNALDGYVSDKSVSPNVSETI; from the exons ATGGAAATTGCACAACTGAATGAAAGATCCTCACATTCAACTGATTCTCAAACTTCAATTCCAAACATGGGGCTCCCAGAGGGGGAGGCAGTTCAGCTGGGGAATGTTGAATCACTTGGCATTAACACTTATGTCGCTGTTGTTGAAAATGCATGTCCTGATTCTTCTGCCAATGATTCAAATAG CAGATTAAGTACAGAAAATAGGAAAAACTTGTTAGTGAAGTCCATACAGTCAAAGTCTACTCATCAAGGGATACAACTTTCAACATCCACGTCTAATTCGACTTCTCGTGTTGAGACCTCCGAAGACGAAGACATCAATTGTTTTAATATACTGTCCCAGGTCCATTACAGTTGTACAGGCTGTGAATTCAAGAGCAAAGACATTATCTCTCTAAAGGAACATCGGATGAAACATCATCCCGAAGTACAGCTGGAATCCGCTAACGTAAACCGGACGGAGAGGAAGTGTCATGAAACGAGAAATTCCGAAACTCCCATTCGGCAATGTCATAcccaagaagaaaacaaatactCATCTCAATTACCCGTACAAGCCTTTCAATGtgacgaaaaaggaaaaaagcgCAAGTCTTCCTGCGTAAAAGGTCCACGAGAGTCCAAAGATAATCATCTTGGTCAACAAAAGCACGGAAAGGAAACTGATTTCGGGATTGAGGTTTCGGTTgtaaaccattcacaaacaagtAGTAAGAATATGGATCCGTCTTCAGCCTTATTTTCCAAGAAGGATAGTTCACAGCCTTCAAAAAGGCACGTAAGAAACTGTTATCCTTGTACACAGTGTTCATTTCGAACACCAAATGCCAGAAAATTGAAAGCGCATGTGAAACAAAATCATCGCGTAACAGCCAATACTTCAAAAGAACAACAATCGAGACTATCACttccaaaagaaaacgaaatgcGGACGTCTTGCAGGGCATTCCCTGGCGTGAGCCAGTCCGATTTGAAAAAACGCCGAATTAAAGGccatttatattatttttgcCCTGCCCCAAATTGCTCCTACCGAGCGAAGGATTCACGTCGTATTTTCCATCATTGTCAAGCGGACCATGATCTCACAATCGACCAAAATTACCCTTGTTCAAATTCTTATTTGAAAAAGACCATGTCATCATCATTGGCCAGTAGTGATCAAGAGCCATGCGGAACGAGTAAAACATCTGATAATACTGGGCCTGGCCGATACTTCTGTGAGTCATGTAACTATTCTGTCAATAAAAAATCTCGTCTAAAGAACCATAGACGTAGGCATACGGAAAATTCTGGGTATCGCTGTAGCATATGCTCGTACTCAGTTCCAATGAAACGCCAACTTACCTATCACGTAACCAATCACCATTCAGAGGGCTTTTCTTGTAACCTTTGCAATTACAAAGCAAAAACCTTGACTGAAAAGAATAACCATCACGCAAGTGCCCACAAGGCGGCGACTGCTGGGAAAACTTCATCCCATTCATCAGAGCAGCTATCTAATTCAGACTGTGATTTGCAACATGTCTGCTCCCAGTGTTCTTTCAAAACTTCTTCTCGGGAACGATTTGACATGCATGAg AAAACGCACGTGCCCGATTCTGTGGGTTCATCCACGGAGGAATTGGACATTGAGGACactcaaaagaaaacaaccaGAAAG ATGAAAAGGAAACGTGAAGATTCCAGCAGCAGCATTCGGACTGTCAAACTTATCGAACGCCTCGTTTACCAATGTCCTCACTGTAGTTTTTGGGCTCGAGCTGTGTCCAGTTTCCACCAACATCTTATGgcgcacgaaaaaaaaactacattCAAATGTTCCCATTGCGATTTCAGCTCTCGTTATCGCACTGCCATAACCAAACACATTAAGGAAAGCCCGAAGGAAACTCACAGATCAGCTTGCTGGAATATGACCAAACCTGTTCCAGAAAACCAGTACCCCGAATATCTCAAAACGTCCCTTATTCCAGAATTAGAATATTCAGGAACACGGAAGATCACTAATTTAGTTTCTGATGAAGAATTGAAAAGAGAAGCTCTTTCGGATTCTAGTGACAGTAGCTGGAAGCTTTCTGGTGAATCTTCTCTAGCAAACAATACGGATGATGGATCGCGGGACTGGGTTCCCTCTTCAAGTTTGTCATCAGCTCAGATGAGGGACGACTCTTCCTCATCTCTCAGTTTCGAAATCACTTCAGATTCATCATCGGAATATGACCGTAAACCTTCGTCATCCAGCTCCGCGTCATCGGATTCAAGATCGGAAGCCAAGAACCAATCCTCTGTAAAAAACTCACCTACGACTGATATGTCGTCCTCATCGCTCAcga ACGGAATAGTCCTCCGGAGCTCGAGCAGCACGAGACGTCATCGCCGAAAAAGGTTGCGAATTCATTCAGACGAGGAAATTGAACAGCAAAGTCCCTTGAAACCTGCCACGGTGCCTGCGAGCAACG ATGCAGGAGACGAAGAAATTAAACTAAGCGTGCTTGATGTACAACAAGAGACCAACATACAGCCGCAAATCCTAGCCACTTTTCCGCAGGGCCGTTTTCCTGTCTTGGATGATGCTTTAGCAGAACGTCAGGCAATGGAACAAAAGGTTAAGGAAGCACAAGACAGAATCAACGAAATGCGGACAGAACAGCTTAAGATGGTAGAGACCGATAGTGCCAGTGAAACAGAATTATTGAAactaaaagagagaaaaaacgtTGCCGAGCAACGGTTAATGAAACTCTGCGGTCAAAAGATTGAAGCTGAACTCCAACTTCGAACCGAACAGTGTCAAGAGCTCAAGTTCAGTCTTGCAATGTACGAACCGGGACAAGAATCGGAATTCAACAAGAGTGTCTTAGTAGAAAGTCAAAAACTTGTGTCAAAAACTGTCGTCGAATTAGAAGCTAAACTTACCGAAATTAAAAAAGCCATTGCAGATCTACgagaagaaattgaaattctTGATTGCCAAATGAAGGAGAGCGAAGAGTCACATGCAGGAGCTGCCCAGCTCCTTGAAATCTTTGAAAGTGAAATGTCTGAAAAGGAAACCGAATTGGTTCGTTTGCAAGAAGACTTGGCCAAAT
- the LOC116936335 gene encoding RE1-silencing transcription factor isoform X3 has translation MKKCCISSCPKPENLVCFDIPKDLERRKEWMININRDPNVLSVTNDDAAAAVCSLHFKQSDYIYLLHGDQTTKRKISEHSVPSVFPWTHDWYSNYTAEMEIAQLNERSSHSTDSQTSIPNMGLPEGEAVQLGNVESLGINTYVAVVENACPDSSANDSNSRLSTENRKNLLVKSIQSKSTHQGIQLSTSTSNSTSRVETSEDEDINCFNILSQVHYSCTGCEFKSKDIISLKEHRMKHHPEVQLESANVNRTERKCHETRNSETPIRQCHTQEENKYSSQLPVQAFQCDEKGKKRKSSCVKGPRESKDNHLGQQKHGKETDFGIEVSVVNHSQTSSKNMDPSSALFSKKDSSQPSKRHVRNCYPCTQCSFRTPNARKLKAHVKQNHRVTANTSKEQQSRLSLPKENEMRTSCRAFPGVSQSDLKKRRIKGHLYYFCPAPNCSYRAKDSRRIFHHCQADHDLTIDQNYPCSNSYLKKTMSSSLASSDQEPCGTSKTSDNTGPGRYFCESCNYSVNKKSRLKNHRRRHTENSGYRCSICSYSVPMKRQLTYHVTNHHSEGFSCNLCNYKAKTLTEKNNHHASAHKAATAGKTSSHSSEQLSNSDCDLQHVCSQCSFKTSSRERFDMHEKTHVPDSVGSSTEELDIEDTQKKTTRKMKRKREDSSSSIRTVKLIERLVYQCPHCSFWARAVSSFHQHLMAHEKKTTFKCSHCDFSSRYRTAITKHIKESPKETHRSACWNMTKPVPENQYPEYLKTSLIPELEYSGTRKITNLVSDEELKREALSDSSDSSWKLSGESSLANNTDDGSRDWVPSSSLSSAQMRDDSSSSLSFEITSDSSSEYDRKPSSSSSASSDSRSEAKNQSSVKNSPTTDMSSSSLTNGIVLRSSSSTRRHRRKRLRIHSDEEIEQQSPLKPATVPASNGDEEIKLSVLDVQQETNIQPQILATFPQGRFPVLDDALAERQAMEQKVKEAQDRINEMRTEQLKMVETDSASETELLKLKERKNVAEQRLMKLCGQKIEAELQLRTEQCQELKFSLAMYEPGQESEFNKSVLVESQKLVSKTVVELEAKLTEIKKAIADLREEIEILDCQMKESEESHAGAAQLLEIFESEMSEKETELVRLQEDLAKSVSNIRQLVAEERKLIGTRTTMCKEELKRLYMKGLSKIREKERDLLNALDGYVSDKSVSPNVSETI, from the exons atgaaaaaatgttgtATTTCCTCCTGTCCTAAGCCTGAAAATTTGGTTTGTTTTGACATACCAAAAGATCTTGAGAGAAGAAAGGAGTGGATGATCAACATCAACAGAGATCCAAATGTTCTTTCAGTAACAAATGatgatgctgctgctgcagtCTGTTCACTTCATTTTAAACAGAGTGATTACATATATCTTTTGCATGGTGATCAAActactaaaagaaaaatctctGAGCACTCTGTACCATCTGTTTTTCCATGGACACATGACTGGTATAGCAATTATACTGCAGAGATGGAAATTGCACAACTGAATGAAAGATCCTCACATTCAACTGATTCTCAAACTTCAATTCCAAACATGGGGCTCCCAGAGGGGGAGGCAGTTCAGCTGGGGAATGTTGAATCACTTGGCATTAACACTTATGTCGCTGTTGTTGAAAATGCATGTCCTGATTCTTCTGCCAATGATTCAAATAG CAGATTAAGTACAGAAAATAGGAAAAACTTGTTAGTGAAGTCCATACAGTCAAAGTCTACTCATCAAGGGATACAACTTTCAACATCCACGTCTAATTCGACTTCTCGTGTTGAGACCTCCGAAGACGAAGACATCAATTGTTTTAATATACTGTCCCAGGTCCATTACAGTTGTACAGGCTGTGAATTCAAGAGCAAAGACATTATCTCTCTAAAGGAACATCGGATGAAACATCATCCCGAAGTACAGCTGGAATCCGCTAACGTAAACCGGACGGAGAGGAAGTGTCATGAAACGAGAAATTCCGAAACTCCCATTCGGCAATGTCATAcccaagaagaaaacaaatactCATCTCAATTACCCGTACAAGCCTTTCAATGtgacgaaaaaggaaaaaagcgCAAGTCTTCCTGCGTAAAAGGTCCACGAGAGTCCAAAGATAATCATCTTGGTCAACAAAAGCACGGAAAGGAAACTGATTTCGGGATTGAGGTTTCGGTTgtaaaccattcacaaacaagtAGTAAGAATATGGATCCGTCTTCAGCCTTATTTTCCAAGAAGGATAGTTCACAGCCTTCAAAAAGGCACGTAAGAAACTGTTATCCTTGTACACAGTGTTCATTTCGAACACCAAATGCCAGAAAATTGAAAGCGCATGTGAAACAAAATCATCGCGTAACAGCCAATACTTCAAAAGAACAACAATCGAGACTATCACttccaaaagaaaacgaaatgcGGACGTCTTGCAGGGCATTCCCTGGCGTGAGCCAGTCCGATTTGAAAAAACGCCGAATTAAAGGccatttatattatttttgcCCTGCCCCAAATTGCTCCTACCGAGCGAAGGATTCACGTCGTATTTTCCATCATTGTCAAGCGGACCATGATCTCACAATCGACCAAAATTACCCTTGTTCAAATTCTTATTTGAAAAAGACCATGTCATCATCATTGGCCAGTAGTGATCAAGAGCCATGCGGAACGAGTAAAACATCTGATAATACTGGGCCTGGCCGATACTTCTGTGAGTCATGTAACTATTCTGTCAATAAAAAATCTCGTCTAAAGAACCATAGACGTAGGCATACGGAAAATTCTGGGTATCGCTGTAGCATATGCTCGTACTCAGTTCCAATGAAACGCCAACTTACCTATCACGTAACCAATCACCATTCAGAGGGCTTTTCTTGTAACCTTTGCAATTACAAAGCAAAAACCTTGACTGAAAAGAATAACCATCACGCAAGTGCCCACAAGGCGGCGACTGCTGGGAAAACTTCATCCCATTCATCAGAGCAGCTATCTAATTCAGACTGTGATTTGCAACATGTCTGCTCCCAGTGTTCTTTCAAAACTTCTTCTCGGGAACGATTTGACATGCATGAg AAAACGCACGTGCCCGATTCTGTGGGTTCATCCACGGAGGAATTGGACATTGAGGACactcaaaagaaaacaaccaGAAAG ATGAAAAGGAAACGTGAAGATTCCAGCAGCAGCATTCGGACTGTCAAACTTATCGAACGCCTCGTTTACCAATGTCCTCACTGTAGTTTTTGGGCTCGAGCTGTGTCCAGTTTCCACCAACATCTTATGgcgcacgaaaaaaaaactacattCAAATGTTCCCATTGCGATTTCAGCTCTCGTTATCGCACTGCCATAACCAAACACATTAAGGAAAGCCCGAAGGAAACTCACAGATCAGCTTGCTGGAATATGACCAAACCTGTTCCAGAAAACCAGTACCCCGAATATCTCAAAACGTCCCTTATTCCAGAATTAGAATATTCAGGAACACGGAAGATCACTAATTTAGTTTCTGATGAAGAATTGAAAAGAGAAGCTCTTTCGGATTCTAGTGACAGTAGCTGGAAGCTTTCTGGTGAATCTTCTCTAGCAAACAATACGGATGATGGATCGCGGGACTGGGTTCCCTCTTCAAGTTTGTCATCAGCTCAGATGAGGGACGACTCTTCCTCATCTCTCAGTTTCGAAATCACTTCAGATTCATCATCGGAATATGACCGTAAACCTTCGTCATCCAGCTCCGCGTCATCGGATTCAAGATCGGAAGCCAAGAACCAATCCTCTGTAAAAAACTCACCTACGACTGATATGTCGTCCTCATCGCTCAcga ACGGAATAGTCCTCCGGAGCTCGAGCAGCACGAGACGTCATCGCCGAAAAAGGTTGCGAATTCATTCAGACGAGGAAATTGAACAGCAAAGTCCCTTGAAACCTGCCACGGTGCCTGCGAGCAACG GAGACGAAGAAATTAAACTAAGCGTGCTTGATGTACAACAAGAGACCAACATACAGCCGCAAATCCTAGCCACTTTTCCGCAGGGCCGTTTTCCTGTCTTGGATGATGCTTTAGCAGAACGTCAGGCAATGGAACAAAAGGTTAAGGAAGCACAAGACAGAATCAACGAAATGCGGACAGAACAGCTTAAGATGGTAGAGACCGATAGTGCCAGTGAAACAGAATTATTGAAactaaaagagagaaaaaacgtTGCCGAGCAACGGTTAATGAAACTCTGCGGTCAAAAGATTGAAGCTGAACTCCAACTTCGAACCGAACAGTGTCAAGAGCTCAAGTTCAGTCTTGCAATGTACGAACCGGGACAAGAATCGGAATTCAACAAGAGTGTCTTAGTAGAAAGTCAAAAACTTGTGTCAAAAACTGTCGTCGAATTAGAAGCTAAACTTACCGAAATTAAAAAAGCCATTGCAGATCTACgagaagaaattgaaattctTGATTGCCAAATGAAGGAGAGCGAAGAGTCACATGCAGGAGCTGCCCAGCTCCTTGAAATCTTTGAAAGTGAAATGTCTGAAAAGGAAACCGAATTGGTTCGTTTGCAAGAAGACTTGGCCAAAT
- the LOC116936335 gene encoding RE1-silencing transcription factor isoform X4 encodes MMMLLLQSVHFILNRDWYSNYTAEMEIAQLNERSSHSTDSQTSIPNMGLPEGEAVQLGNVESLGINTYVAVVENACPDSSANDSNSRLSTENRKNLLVKSIQSKSTHQGIQLSTSTSNSTSRVETSEDEDINCFNILSQVHYSCTGCEFKSKDIISLKEHRMKHHPEVQLESANVNRTERKCHETRNSETPIRQCHTQEENKYSSQLPVQAFQCDEKGKKRKSSCVKGPRESKDNHLGQQKHGKETDFGIEVSVVNHSQTSSKNMDPSSALFSKKDSSQPSKRHVRNCYPCTQCSFRTPNARKLKAHVKQNHRVTANTSKEQQSRLSLPKENEMRTSCRAFPGVSQSDLKKRRIKGHLYYFCPAPNCSYRAKDSRRIFHHCQADHDLTIDQNYPCSNSYLKKTMSSSLASSDQEPCGTSKTSDNTGPGRYFCESCNYSVNKKSRLKNHRRRHTENSGYRCSICSYSVPMKRQLTYHVTNHHSEGFSCNLCNYKAKTLTEKNNHHASAHKAATAGKTSSHSSEQLSNSDCDLQHVCSQCSFKTSSRERFDMHEKTHVPDSVGSSTEELDIEDTQKKTTRKMKRKREDSSSSIRTVKLIERLVYQCPHCSFWARAVSSFHQHLMAHEKKTTFKCSHCDFSSRYRTAITKHIKESPKETHRSACWNMTKPVPENQYPEYLKTSLIPELEYSGTRKITNLVSDEELKREALSDSSDSSWKLSGESSLANNTDDGSRDWVPSSSLSSAQMRDDSSSSLSFEITSDSSSEYDRKPSSSSSASSDSRSEAKNQSSVKNSPTTDMSSSSLTNGIVLRSSSSTRRHRRKRLRIHSDEEIEQQSPLKPATVPASNDAGDEEIKLSVLDVQQETNIQPQILATFPQGRFPVLDDALAERQAMEQKVKEAQDRINEMRTEQLKMVETDSASETELLKLKERKNVAEQRLMKLCGQKIEAELQLRTEQCQELKFSLAMYEPGQESEFNKSVLVESQKLVSKTVVELEAKLTEIKKAIADLREEIEILDCQMKESEESHAGAAQLLEIFESEMSEKETELVRLQEDLAKSVSNIRQLVAEERKLIGTRTTMCKEELKRLYMKGLSKIREKERDLLNALDGYVSDKSVSPNVSETI; translated from the exons ATGatgatgctgctgctgcagtCTGTTCACTTCATTTTAAACAGA GACTGGTATAGCAATTATACTGCAGAGATGGAAATTGCACAACTGAATGAAAGATCCTCACATTCAACTGATTCTCAAACTTCAATTCCAAACATGGGGCTCCCAGAGGGGGAGGCAGTTCAGCTGGGGAATGTTGAATCACTTGGCATTAACACTTATGTCGCTGTTGTTGAAAATGCATGTCCTGATTCTTCTGCCAATGATTCAAATAG CAGATTAAGTACAGAAAATAGGAAAAACTTGTTAGTGAAGTCCATACAGTCAAAGTCTACTCATCAAGGGATACAACTTTCAACATCCACGTCTAATTCGACTTCTCGTGTTGAGACCTCCGAAGACGAAGACATCAATTGTTTTAATATACTGTCCCAGGTCCATTACAGTTGTACAGGCTGTGAATTCAAGAGCAAAGACATTATCTCTCTAAAGGAACATCGGATGAAACATCATCCCGAAGTACAGCTGGAATCCGCTAACGTAAACCGGACGGAGAGGAAGTGTCATGAAACGAGAAATTCCGAAACTCCCATTCGGCAATGTCATAcccaagaagaaaacaaatactCATCTCAATTACCCGTACAAGCCTTTCAATGtgacgaaaaaggaaaaaagcgCAAGTCTTCCTGCGTAAAAGGTCCACGAGAGTCCAAAGATAATCATCTTGGTCAACAAAAGCACGGAAAGGAAACTGATTTCGGGATTGAGGTTTCGGTTgtaaaccattcacaaacaagtAGTAAGAATATGGATCCGTCTTCAGCCTTATTTTCCAAGAAGGATAGTTCACAGCCTTCAAAAAGGCACGTAAGAAACTGTTATCCTTGTACACAGTGTTCATTTCGAACACCAAATGCCAGAAAATTGAAAGCGCATGTGAAACAAAATCATCGCGTAACAGCCAATACTTCAAAAGAACAACAATCGAGACTATCACttccaaaagaaaacgaaatgcGGACGTCTTGCAGGGCATTCCCTGGCGTGAGCCAGTCCGATTTGAAAAAACGCCGAATTAAAGGccatttatattatttttgcCCTGCCCCAAATTGCTCCTACCGAGCGAAGGATTCACGTCGTATTTTCCATCATTGTCAAGCGGACCATGATCTCACAATCGACCAAAATTACCCTTGTTCAAATTCTTATTTGAAAAAGACCATGTCATCATCATTGGCCAGTAGTGATCAAGAGCCATGCGGAACGAGTAAAACATCTGATAATACTGGGCCTGGCCGATACTTCTGTGAGTCATGTAACTATTCTGTCAATAAAAAATCTCGTCTAAAGAACCATAGACGTAGGCATACGGAAAATTCTGGGTATCGCTGTAGCATATGCTCGTACTCAGTTCCAATGAAACGCCAACTTACCTATCACGTAACCAATCACCATTCAGAGGGCTTTTCTTGTAACCTTTGCAATTACAAAGCAAAAACCTTGACTGAAAAGAATAACCATCACGCAAGTGCCCACAAGGCGGCGACTGCTGGGAAAACTTCATCCCATTCATCAGAGCAGCTATCTAATTCAGACTGTGATTTGCAACATGTCTGCTCCCAGTGTTCTTTCAAAACTTCTTCTCGGGAACGATTTGACATGCATGAg AAAACGCACGTGCCCGATTCTGTGGGTTCATCCACGGAGGAATTGGACATTGAGGACactcaaaagaaaacaaccaGAAAG ATGAAAAGGAAACGTGAAGATTCCAGCAGCAGCATTCGGACTGTCAAACTTATCGAACGCCTCGTTTACCAATGTCCTCACTGTAGTTTTTGGGCTCGAGCTGTGTCCAGTTTCCACCAACATCTTATGgcgcacgaaaaaaaaactacattCAAATGTTCCCATTGCGATTTCAGCTCTCGTTATCGCACTGCCATAACCAAACACATTAAGGAAAGCCCGAAGGAAACTCACAGATCAGCTTGCTGGAATATGACCAAACCTGTTCCAGAAAACCAGTACCCCGAATATCTCAAAACGTCCCTTATTCCAGAATTAGAATATTCAGGAACACGGAAGATCACTAATTTAGTTTCTGATGAAGAATTGAAAAGAGAAGCTCTTTCGGATTCTAGTGACAGTAGCTGGAAGCTTTCTGGTGAATCTTCTCTAGCAAACAATACGGATGATGGATCGCGGGACTGGGTTCCCTCTTCAAGTTTGTCATCAGCTCAGATGAGGGACGACTCTTCCTCATCTCTCAGTTTCGAAATCACTTCAGATTCATCATCGGAATATGACCGTAAACCTTCGTCATCCAGCTCCGCGTCATCGGATTCAAGATCGGAAGCCAAGAACCAATCCTCTGTAAAAAACTCACCTACGACTGATATGTCGTCCTCATCGCTCAcga ACGGAATAGTCCTCCGGAGCTCGAGCAGCACGAGACGTCATCGCCGAAAAAGGTTGCGAATTCATTCAGACGAGGAAATTGAACAGCAAAGTCCCTTGAAACCTGCCACGGTGCCTGCGAGCAACG ATGCAGGAGACGAAGAAATTAAACTAAGCGTGCTTGATGTACAACAAGAGACCAACATACAGCCGCAAATCCTAGCCACTTTTCCGCAGGGCCGTTTTCCTGTCTTGGATGATGCTTTAGCAGAACGTCAGGCAATGGAACAAAAGGTTAAGGAAGCACAAGACAGAATCAACGAAATGCGGACAGAACAGCTTAAGATGGTAGAGACCGATAGTGCCAGTGAAACAGAATTATTGAAactaaaagagagaaaaaacgtTGCCGAGCAACGGTTAATGAAACTCTGCGGTCAAAAGATTGAAGCTGAACTCCAACTTCGAACCGAACAGTGTCAAGAGCTCAAGTTCAGTCTTGCAATGTACGAACCGGGACAAGAATCGGAATTCAACAAGAGTGTCTTAGTAGAAAGTCAAAAACTTGTGTCAAAAACTGTCGTCGAATTAGAAGCTAAACTTACCGAAATTAAAAAAGCCATTGCAGATCTACgagaagaaattgaaattctTGATTGCCAAATGAAGGAGAGCGAAGAGTCACATGCAGGAGCTGCCCAGCTCCTTGAAATCTTTGAAAGTGAAATGTCTGAAAAGGAAACCGAATTGGTTCGTTTGCAAGAAGACTTGGCCAAAT